The genomic stretch GAGTTAAGTTATGTGGTTGGGTTATGCCCAGGCCCCCTTTGTTCCTTGGGGgattttaatgaaattgcacATGTGGAAGAAAGGCGAGGCACTGATAGCTTGCCTTTGTCAGCACAAGAGTTTAAGGATTGGATATATGATGTAGGATTGGTGGACTTGCCAATTAATGACCGGAAGTTTACATGGTTTAGAGGACGCTCTTGTAGCCATATTGATAGAGCCCTTGTTAGCCTGGAATGGCTTGAGGCGTTTCCAGAAACTCGCTTGAGAGGTGGTTCACGGAGATTGTCAGATCACTGCCCAATTATAGTGGAAAACAAGAGGATAAGGGTTGGACCGAGACCGTTTCGTAACCTTGATACGTGGTTTACACATGAAGGGTTTCTAAGGATGGTTAAGGAGGAGTGGAGAGGGTTGGGGGATATATAATTCACCGATAAATTGAAGGCATTGACAGCTCCTTTGGCAAGATGGCATAGAGACAACTTTGGTGACATTGATAAGAAAATCATGAAGATTGAAGAAGAGATCAAGAAAATTGATGACATGGTTGGTAATGGGACGTATGACGGAACAGTGGAAGCAAGGAGGAAGGCTTTAGTTACTTACTGCGAGAAGTGGTATGTGAGGAAAGAAATAAATTGGAAGCAGATGTCGAGGTCTAGGTACGCGAGGCACATGGATAAAAACACGAGGTATTTCCATAATCTAGCTTCTGCGAGAAGGAGGAATAATAGAATTGATGCTCTGGTCATTAATGGAAGGTTGATAAGGAATCAAGCGAGGATTAAGATAGCCATAAAGGAGTTCTACAAAGAGCTATATCGTCAAGAGACGTCTCCGATGGTGGGGTTTAGGGATGGGCTGGTGGAAAGGATCGCCGAGGAGGATACTAGGACTCTAGAGATGGTACCAACACCGGAGGAGGTTAGAGAGGTAGTATGGGATTGTGAATCATCCAAGACTCCAGGAAGTGACGGTTACAACATGAATTTCATAAAGAAGTGTTGGGGCGAAATCGGCTCTGAATTCACCACAGTGGTAATGGACTTCTTCCAAACTTCTAGATTGCCGACATACGCCAATGTAACCTGGTTGGCGTTGGCCCCTAAGTTTTCTTGTGCTAAGGAAATCAAAGATTTGAGGCCGATTAGCATGGTGGGATGTGTGTATAAAGTTATCTCAAAGATGCTAGTTAGGAGGATGAGAGCAGTTATGCCAGGATTAGTAGGTGAGACACAGAGTGCGTTTGTCAAGGGCCGAAAGATTCATGATGGGGCGCTCATCGCATGTGAAACAGTTCAGTGGATCAAAATGAGGAAGTTGGAAGCTGCGATAATAAAGTTAGACTTTCAAAAAGCATATGACAGAGTAAAGTGGAAGTTCGTAGACCTTGTACTGCAGAAGATGGGATTTAGACAGAGATGGAGGGCATGGGTTATGGAGTGTGTGAGTTCCTGTTCTATGTCAATTTTGATAAATGGCTCATCTTCTAAGCCGTTCAAGATGGAAAGGGGCCTGCGATAAAGTGATCCTTTATCTCCGTTTTTATTCGTACTCGTTGTTGATGTCTTACGTAGAATGCTTGAGGAAGCAGTTAGAAATGGGCGCGTATCACCATTGTTGGTTGGAAGAGATCAAATTGAGTTGTCGCATTTCTAGTTTGCTGACGATACTATTTTGTTCTGTCCTCCTAATGATGAGACCATCAAGAATTACAAGAGGTTGCTTCGGTGCTTTGAGTTGATGTCAGGTTTAAGTATTAATTTTGAGAAGTCGAGTTTAATTCCTATTAAGTGTGACGAACAGTGGGTACAGCGTATGTGCAGTGTGTTAGGTTGCAAGCAAGACTCCCTTCCAGTTAAATATCTGGGCATATCTTTAGGAGCGAACCCAAGACTGGTTAAGACGTGGAAGCCGATAATAGACAAAGTAGAGGAGAAGCTTAGCCTTTGGAAAGCCAAGGTGCTCAATAAAGCCAGTAAGTTGGTGCTTATCAAATCTGTGTTGAATAGTCTTCCGATTTATTATTTAAGCCTATATAAGATGCCAAAGGCTGTTGTAGAAAAACTGATATCCTTGCAAAGAAGTTTTCTATGGAGTAAGGAGGATGGAAGGCCTGGTATAGCCTTGGTGAAGTGGGAAGTAGTGCAGACTCCTAAAAGGTTAGGCGGGTTGGGAGTTAGAGATGCTATGATACGCAATACAGCCCTTTTGTTTAAGTGGTGGTGGCGATTCTCTAAGAAAGAGTGTCTGTTGTGGAAGAAGGTAGTATGCTCTCGTAATAAATTGAATCCAAATGAGCTCCTATCCTCTCAGAAACTACCTGTTCGGGAGGGGTCCGTGGAAGGGTATATGTCAGATTCAGTTCAAGGATCAAGAAGTTAGGCAGAAGATGATTATTGGTTTGACTATGAAGGTGGGTGATGGGAGACGTACTCAGTTTTGGGAGGATGTCTGGATTAGTGGAGGTTCTTTGAAAGATCGATTTCCAAGGCTCTTCTTTGTTTCAAACCAAAGAGGATCATTGATAAGAGATTGTGGGTTTTGGGATGGGTTAGTTTGGATATGGAACTTCCAATGGATGAGAGAACTTTTCCAATGGGAGTTGGATTTAGTGAACCAGCTTCTTAATACTTTGAGACTAGTCAAACTTGCATTTGGGAGAGAGGATAGAGTTGTGTGAAAATATGATAACAAATGCATTTTTTCTactaactcatttgtgcagGTGTTGCATGTGGAAATGGTTCCGGAGGATATATCAAGTTACAGCTTTACTAGGTCGATTTAGAAAGGGCTTGTTCCTCCTAGAGTGGAGCTATTTGTTTGGTTTGGATTGATTGGCAGGGTCAATACAAAGGCGAGACTGCGTCGACTAGGGGTTATTAGCCAACAAGACACTCTATGTGTTTTATGTAACACAAGAGATGAAAATGATTACCACTTGTTTCTTAGTTGTAGTTTTACTTGGCAGGTGTGGTGTGCTTGGTTATCTTATATTGGGTTACAATGGACTTGCCCGGATACATTGAAGGAGCACTTTCAGAATTGGACTGAGGTATAAAATAGTAAGGAAGAGCGCAAGAGATGGATGGTGTGTTTTTGTGCGATCATGTGGAACATCTGGTTGGAACAGAACCAAATGATTTTTcagaataaagaaaaaggagCTCAAGAGATTATAAGTTTGTCCTTCCAAAGTTTCACTGAGTGGTTAGGTGTTGATTCCTTTagttgttgatggcaatgccgGAGATGACAGAGAGATATTTATAGTCAGATCGATTGgttcaatttctttttattgcttttcttttactGCACTTGCTCCACTCTTGTGTTTAGCtcttttcttcaaaaataaaataaaataaaataaaatcttaaacaaTAAGGTTAAAGTTTTTCAATAAgtgaaattattaaaaaaattcttatattataaataaagtAAGAGTTattaagtaaatttaaaaattcgaaaaattattAGGGATGGGGCGGGGATCCCGCTCGGTTCTCGCACCTGTTTCAGAGGAATTTTACTCCTCGTCTCCATTTCtatagaaaaaatttttcaccatTAGGATCCATTCGGAACGATCCCGAATCCTCCCTACTGAGATTTTTGACACCCCTAACTGTGCTAACATAATAGCATCATTACCCATTGATCAATCaactattttataaaaaaaatccacaAAGCACCACAGACCCTGTATACAGAGAACTTAATAAGCAAAAAATACTATTAAGAGACAGAATTAGAGCAAGCTGCTACAATAGTATATAGAACGAAATCATATGCATATGccttaatataattaattaaattcctcaccaaaagaatataataaataaataaataatctcTGAATCTCTCTCACTCTCGCTCTTTTGTATTTTACTCGCCCTCTCTTTGAGATCTATTCCCCTTACTTTAAAaacaatgaataaaaaaaatttactacaGAGGATATCCCTGgatccttcttcttcttgtgcacTAGAATTAGAATGGTAGCTATCGGCTAAACGACACCGTTATGTTTTGTTATGTACACTTACGGTGCAACAAAAACGGATTATTGGATCGGAGCCTCTGTCTTGTCTCTGTTGTGACAAAAGCAACACTTTCCGCAGCAGAATAATAGTTCAGAATCACATAAAACACACCATCACGTTCATGCAATGCTGATCACTCCATACATGTTGAGattgtgatgatgatgattatgatgatTATTATTTTGGCTTTGATTCACCAATTGGTGATGACACCTCATAAACCCTTCAATTTTGTTATTGTTAAACTTCCAATCCCCAACAATAACCctatcttctccttcttcttcttcttcttcttctgataCTAACGATGtcgattcatcttcttcttcttctactttgaATTCTTGTtgtggttcttcttcttcttcttcgtcttcgAGATCGTCGTCGCATTGATCTGGAACAAGAAACATCTTCAACCTTCCGTGTTCTCTCGAAGCGTAGAGAATCTCAGGTCTTTTGATTCTCACTTTGTTGAGTTGCAACCTTCCATTCTCCCTCACCGGAATAAGAGCGAAACTTGCTTGTCCCTTCTGGTTCAACGAAGAAAGCGGCGGAGGAAATGACGGAGCAGCCGCTGCCGCCTTCGAATTCCTCAGTAACTCTCTTCTATTATCATTCCTATTATCCTCAACATCAAGATCTTCGATCTTCTCCGTTATCTTTTGATCTTTGTCTTCACCGTCCACTAGCGTTTCCTCGATGCTCTCAAACCCTAGACTCTCGGTGCAGAACGTCCGCTTGCAATTGCCATCGGTTTCTTCGTCAACAACCACGGTTTTCGACggcggaggaggaggaggaggaggaggaggaggaggaggatcgGTGATCGCCCGCGCCAAGATTCGCGAAGAGGATCGGTTAGAAGTCTTGAAACTGTTCTTGAAGGCGCTGAAAACGTGGAAGAAGAGAGAATAGAAATGCTTCTTGAAtgtatgaagaagaaaagaaagaggaagagaaagcGAAAGAAGAATAGGGAGGTACAAAGAAAATATCGTCATGGATTGTTCCGGGATCAATAATGTATGTTTCTCAAAtcaatcttattttaaaaaagaatagaggaaaaaaGGATTAATAGAAGAGAGTTGTGATGTGTGCTGTGTCCAAGAGAAGACAAAAGAAGAGAGATGGCTAGGGTGAGGGTCTTAATATCAACAccctcatcccaaagatagagAGAGATATATagtattattatttatgtatgGATAATGGTGAGGCTGTGAAGAGACAAGAGAGAGTGGGgaaaaaatcaaagaagaagaagagtgtGAAAATTGATTAAGACGAGAGGGTATGTTGGTGTTTGAGCTGTAGTGAAAAGCTTCCTCACTTTTCAAACCCTATCCTCACCTTAAATATTGAGCTGGATGATGAAATTAAAAAACATGGAAACTAATTTTAGGGTGTTTGATGAGTAACTGGAAAAGGTAATTTAATTTTGGAGAGAATATAAGATattctattatatttttttggatactttaagaaatattttttttttctttgagaaTTAAGAAAGGATTTTGCTAGTTTGATTGATGTATTTTAGACACACAAAAAAAGAGGTATTTCAAATTTTACTTATTTCAGAaggattttttaaatttttcaaactttttttgatatttcaatttattctgttttttattttttctttccttatttTCTTCCAATTACCTTATGAAAGTAATGTAATTAtcttattcaaagaaaaaatctTATCAATTCACgcaagaaaattattttatctaaacaaaaattttgaagaaggAATTTAGTTAAAACATTTGAATACTGTGTTTGGATAGGgtaattaaaagaagaaaattaattttagaaagGATTCGAAATATTTGTTATTGTCTTTCGTTTCGGTATCAAAAAAGGATTCgaaatattttatgataaaatCATATCTCTGCatatttaattgaaaattttataacaaaaaaaataaaaatttaaaataattttttatgaaagaACGTTTAAATagttattagaatttattatttttgtccatCAGTTAGtcataaatatttaaaagtatgaGATAACATATGTTGTTAAATTACTAGAATAAAGAAATTGAGTTGATGTCTAAGTGTGTGTTTGGCAGGGTGAACGCAGATATGGACAAAATCGCGATCCGATCCGTATTAAAATCATTGGATCGGATATCGGATATCGGATATCCTCGGATATATTcgcaaaatacaaaaatatttttaaaagtttatttttattaaaatatattaataaaattcattttttctacccttttaaatatgtttactcttaaaataatattaaacatacttttcctaaataataaaattaaaataatacaacatatatgatCATTATTAGTTGaataaaatataagaatatttatttatttatttatttatttatttttgcggATCTGCGAATATGCAGATGGGTATGTGGATACCTACATAAAATCCGCAATCCGATCTTATAAGTGTGCGCATTGAATCCGATTCGATCCGATAGCCTTATGGATTGGATCCATATCCGCACTTTTTGGATCGGATTCGAATAAATACTATGGATATGCATATTAGATCCCATCCATGAACACCCTAATATTTGGATTAAAGTTTGTAAAAGATAGTTTGTACAAAATTGATTTTGGATAAAAGTGAGTTGGTATTaatgtgatttatgtttgacaactttatatcaaaattgattgtaataaaataaatgttgtttgaattatgtttttcaaaatcacttttaagtgaaaatttattaaaaaatataaatttaaataattattttagtttaatttaaatatttaaataaattttatgaatcaattttataataaaaattaatatttaattactaaattaaaaataatatataaaaattgataaaatatattttatatcaaaaacaaaaataatatatgaataatatattaaaatatattttattaaattatattattcataattttttaatactttctttactcttttatttaatactattttaaaatataaattttaattatttatgcatttattattagttataattatttttttatttactttattctttttaatgaaatcaataatttatattataataaaatcaCAATAATAAACTAATATACAAGAATTATACTTACAAATTTTAATAgaaccaaataaaaaataaatttttttatacaaaacaaaaaataaaaatttcatacaaaaatttaattatatatttaaaagatttgaGTACTAAAAAGACtacaaaaaaagaaataaaggataaaattgattaaaaaaaatttaattccaACGAGATTCTTTAAATGCACGTTGAGAACGTAAAATTACTTTGACGTTTAGagtaaaaaaaatccaaacataaaaaagaAGCGTTCAATGCACTCAAACgtgtttttcttctcttcaaTGCTAAACCAAACACAGCTTAAGtgatagtaaaaaataataaattttgatgatcTTCTTATTactcttttttaaaattcaatgatacttttattagtttaattttaatgcattgACAATATAAAGTCACATCTATTTTTTTATGACCATTCGCGCagtcaatataaaaaataattattttattgatgtGGCATTATGTAATTAGATGCACGTATAAAACTACTTTGacaatacataaaaattaaattctatttttataaaaatttttaattgcCTAAAATAGAAATACTAATTTTCCCTTCAAGTGAAGGAATTTAAATTTCTCTTTCTTAGGAAAGTACAAATCTAGATCCGATCCAAAAAATCTATGGTATTTATCCGATGCGAAATGTACGGACGTAATTTGATCCACAAATCCATCATATCGATTCAATTCcatttgtatataaataaaaCTAGAAAACAGATTTCAGATATGTATCCACAGAtttagtgtgtgtttggattacagTTTGCAAACCAGAGTttgcataaaattgattttgtaaaattgattttgatgataAGTTAGTTTGGGTTaacgtgatttatgtttggtaatctttatatcaaaattgattataataaaataaatgttgtttggattatactactcaaaatcacttttagataaaaaattactaaaatagacatcaatTTTATATACCTACAAAATCagaatactataaaaaataatataaaaaatatttatcatataaataaaataaatacaataaaaaataaaaatataaaagagagtactataaattttataatgtcacacaaaaagaaaatattctataatttttttttagtatcgtcagtactctttaatttagtattattttagactataaatttttattatttatgactctattgttacttataattaattttttatttatttgtcctttttttataggatcataatttata from Arachis stenosperma cultivar V10309 chromosome 9, arast.V10309.gnm1.PFL2, whole genome shotgun sequence encodes the following:
- the LOC130951656 gene encoding protein FANTASTIC FOUR 1-like — its product is MTIFSLYLPILLSLSLPLSFLLHTFKKHFYSLFFHVFSAFKNSFKTSNRSSSRILARAITDPPPPPPPPPPPPPSKTVVVDEETDGNCKRTFCTESLGFESIEETLVDGEDKDQKITEKIEDLDVEDNRNDNRRELLRNSKAAAAAPSFPPPLSSLNQKGQASFALIPVRENGRLQLNKVRIKRPEILYASREHGRLKMFLVPDQCDDDLEDEEEEEEPQQEFKVEEEEDESTSLVSEEEEEEEGEDRVIVGDWKFNNNKIEGFMRCHHQLVNQSQNNNHHNHHHHNLNMYGVISIA